From a region of the Halanaerobium hydrogeniformans genome:
- a CDS encoding THUMP domain-containing class I SAM-dependent RNA methyltransferase, translating into MTNLSIIASSTFGMEALVKKEIKKLGYEITEVKNGRITFTGDLKAVAEANLWLRTAERVMIKIGEFEALDFDQLYEGVKALDWPKWLPENAEFPVSGKSIDSQLSSVPTCQSVVKKAVVDSMKEKYGDQWFPEDGPLYPIEIALYKDQALLTIDSSGTGLHKRGYRDLTVTAPIQETIAAGMIYLSRWDKDRILIDPFCGSGTILIEAAMIAKNQAPGLKRNFISEKWPIFDNMLWAKTRVEAKKAKKIDVEPRLIMGYDHDPEAISIARYHAKKAGVDDLIHFQEKKFEDFSSSRKYGYIITNPPYGKRMSDQEEVEALYKKMGEKFRDLDTWSYYIITSHPNFEEIFAKEADKRRKLYSGGMETHYYQYYGPWPPKN; encoded by the coding sequence TTGACTAATTTATCAATTATAGCAAGCAGTACATTTGGAATGGAAGCTCTTGTAAAAAAAGAAATAAAAAAATTAGGTTATGAAATAACAGAAGTAAAAAATGGCCGGATAACATTTACCGGAGATTTAAAGGCGGTTGCTGAAGCTAATTTGTGGCTTAGAACTGCAGAAAGAGTGATGATTAAAATAGGAGAGTTTGAGGCATTGGACTTCGATCAGTTATATGAAGGAGTAAAAGCTCTTGACTGGCCGAAATGGCTGCCTGAAAATGCAGAGTTTCCTGTTAGTGGTAAATCAATAGACTCTCAATTGAGCAGTGTTCCAACCTGTCAGTCTGTAGTAAAAAAAGCTGTAGTTGACAGTATGAAAGAAAAATATGGAGATCAGTGGTTTCCAGAAGATGGCCCACTTTATCCAATAGAAATTGCCTTATATAAAGATCAAGCTCTATTGACAATCGATAGTTCTGGTACTGGTCTGCATAAAAGAGGCTACCGAGATCTAACGGTAACCGCTCCAATTCAGGAAACAATTGCAGCAGGAATGATTTATTTAAGCCGCTGGGATAAAGATAGAATTTTAATTGATCCTTTTTGTGGCTCAGGAACTATTTTAATAGAGGCAGCAATGATTGCCAAAAATCAGGCTCCGGGGCTTAAAAGAAACTTTATTTCTGAAAAATGGCCAATCTTTGATAATATGCTCTGGGCAAAGACCAGAGTTGAGGCGAAAAAAGCAAAAAAAATTGATGTTGAGCCAAGACTTATCATGGGTTATGATCATGATCCTGAAGCAATTAGTATAGCCCGTTATCATGCAAAAAAAGCCGGGGTAGATGATTTGATTCATTTTCAAGAAAAAAAGTTTGAAGACTTTTCTAGCAGCAGAAAATATGGATATATTATTACAAATCCACCCTATGGTAAAAGAATGTCCGATCAAGAAGAAGTTGAAGCTTTATATAAAAAAATGGGGGAAAAGTTTCGGGATTTAGATACCTGGTCCTATTATATAATTACCTCTCATCCAAATTTCGAAGAGATTTTTGCTAAAGAAGCAGATAAAAGAAGAAAATTATACAGTGGTGGGATGGAAACACATTATTATCAATATTATGGTCCCTGGCCTCCCAAGAATTGA
- the pncA gene encoding bifunctional nicotinamidase/pyrazinamidase produces MKKALLAVDLQNDFYEDGALAVPAASKINQKVNELLESEEYEIIVASQDWHPQNHRSFASVHGEKAFTPYDKEEGLGPVLWPDHCVQKSEGAEFNSEVKTHKFDYILRKGTDPEVDSYSAFQDNDGSDLGLAALLKSFGIEEVDICGLAYDVCVKYTALDSVKNAFKTNIIQAASAAVNPDEIEKCNQELKQAGVNLI; encoded by the coding sequence ATGAAAAAAGCATTATTAGCCGTTGATTTACAAAATGACTTTTATGAAGATGGGGCATTAGCTGTTCCAGCTGCATCTAAGATAAATCAGAAGGTAAATGAATTACTGGAATCAGAAGAGTATGAGATTATTGTTGCTTCTCAAGACTGGCATCCTCAAAATCACCGCAGTTTTGCTTCTGTTCATGGTGAAAAAGCATTTACACCTTATGACAAAGAAGAAGGACTAGGGCCAGTTCTCTGGCCTGATCACTGTGTGCAAAAAAGTGAGGGTGCAGAATTTAACAGTGAAGTTAAGACCCATAAGTTCGATTATATACTTCGTAAAGGAACAGATCCAGAAGTTGATAGTTATTCTGCCTTTCAAGACAATGATGGTAGTGATTTAGGCTTGGCAGCTCTACTCAAGTCTTTTGGGATAGAAGAAGTAGATATTTGTGGTTTAGCATATGATGTCTGTGTAAAATATACTGCTCTTGATAGTGTTAAAAATGCTTTTAAAACAAATATTATTCAGGCAGCTTCTGCAGCTGTTAATCCGGATGAAATAGAAAAGTGTAATCAAGAACTCAAACAAGCAGGTGTTAATTTAATTTAG
- a CDS encoding acylphosphatase, translated as MAEKDIQKHIYISGRVQGVGFRAFCRSTARTLGIKGWVRNLRDGRVELVIQGQPAKVEKMVENVKEGPSFARVEDIEIKNEECEDFRKFEIRL; from the coding sequence ATGGCTGAAAAAGATATTCAAAAGCATATCTATATCTCAGGTAGAGTTCAAGGTGTTGGTTTTAGAGCATTTTGTAGAAGCACTGCCCGAACTTTAGGTATCAAAGGTTGGGTTCGCAACCTTAGAGATGGTAGAGTTGAACTTGTAATTCAGGGTCAGCCTGCTAAGGTAGAGAAGATGGTTGAGAATGTTAAAGAAGGGCCATCTTTTGCCAGGGTAGAAGATATTGAAATAAAAAATGAAGAGTGTGAGGATTTTAGGAAATTTGAAATAAGACTTTAG
- a CDS encoding FAD-dependent oxidoreductase, whose product MKKELKIEVYSKDWCPYCKKAKAFLKSKGLEFEEININEADNYEIMKKRTSNKTVPQIIINDKSLGGYDDIIELEKNGEFNQLIGRENIDYSEEEWELIILGAGPAALNASLYAARKGIKVLLLTKDIGGQVINTDEIDNYLGKAGTTGADLVYDFWSHISKYDIKTVIGEKATAVNSKNGQKIIKTDNDKEYLTKTVIIATGAKKRRLGMKQEYVLSGKGVHYCTNCDGFLYAEQAVAVVGGGNSGLEGALDLAKIGCEVDLIEIEPSLMGDEYLQEKIYNSDKIEVHTSAKVSEINGEEKLQSIVVESLNDSSQKELDVDALFIEIGLIANSDFVSDMVKLNQQKEIIINEKNETSEKGIWAAGDVSNIMDKQIIISAAEGAKAALRVNQHLA is encoded by the coding sequence ATGAAGAAAGAATTAAAGATCGAAGTTTATTCTAAAGACTGGTGTCCATACTGCAAAAAAGCTAAAGCTTTTTTAAAAAGCAAGGGTTTAGAATTTGAAGAAATTAACATTAATGAAGCCGATAATTATGAGATAATGAAAAAAAGAACTTCTAACAAAACCGTTCCTCAGATCATCATAAATGATAAAAGTTTAGGTGGTTATGATGATATTATTGAATTAGAAAAAAATGGTGAATTTAATCAGTTAATCGGTAGAGAAAATATTGACTATTCAGAAGAAGAATGGGAATTAATAATTCTTGGAGCTGGACCTGCAGCTTTAAATGCCTCACTTTATGCAGCCAGAAAAGGAATAAAAGTTCTACTCTTAACTAAAGATATTGGAGGCCAGGTAATTAATACTGATGAAATAGATAATTATTTAGGGAAAGCAGGAACAACTGGAGCCGATCTTGTTTATGATTTTTGGTCTCATATCAGCAAATATGATATTAAAACAGTTATCGGAGAAAAAGCAACTGCAGTAAATTCGAAAAATGGCCAAAAAATAATTAAAACAGATAATGATAAAGAGTATCTGACTAAAACAGTGATAATTGCTACCGGAGCAAAGAAAAGAAGATTAGGTATGAAACAGGAATATGTTTTAAGTGGTAAAGGGGTTCACTACTGTACTAATTGTGATGGCTTTTTATATGCAGAACAAGCTGTTGCTGTTGTAGGTGGAGGGAATTCTGGTTTAGAAGGTGCCCTTGATCTGGCAAAAATAGGTTGTGAGGTCGATTTAATCGAGATTGAGCCTTCTTTAATGGGGGATGAATATTTACAAGAAAAAATTTATAATAGTGATAAGATCGAAGTTCACACCTCAGCAAAAGTTAGTGAAATTAATGGTGAAGAAAAACTGCAGTCAATAGTAGTTGAAAGCTTAAATGATTCTTCTCAAAAAGAGCTTGATGTAGATGCACTTTTTATAGAAATAGGTCTAATTGCTAATAGTGATTTTGTTAGTGATATGGTTAAATTAAATCAACAAAAAGAGATAATTATTAACGAAAAAAATGAAACATCTGAAAAAGGTATCTGGGCAGCTGGAGATGTCAGCAATATTATGGATAAACAGATTATAATATCAGCTGCAGAAGGTGCTAAAGCAGCTTTGAGAGTTAATCAACACTTAGCTTAA
- a CDS encoding YlbF family regulator: MATVINYAEELADAIVESSEFQELKEKEEIMVGDDEAKSMLDDLNAKYQQVQMMQQNGQEISDEKKQELSMMEQKMKQNEKIAEFYEAQNHFNQLMNSVNQVITDKLQNFEEAE, encoded by the coding sequence ATGGCAACAGTAATTAATTATGCAGAAGAACTCGCAGATGCAATTGTTGAATCCAGTGAATTTCAAGAGCTGAAAGAAAAAGAAGAAATAATGGTCGGAGATGACGAAGCTAAATCAATGCTTGATGATTTAAACGCAAAATATCAGCAGGTACAAATGATGCAGCAAAATGGTCAAGAGATTAGCGATGAAAAGAAACAAGAATTAAGTATGATGGAACAAAAAATGAAGCAAAATGAAAAAATTGCTGAATTTTATGAAGCTCAAAATCACTTTAATCAACTAATGAATTCTGTAAACCAGGTAATTACCGATAAACTGCAGAACTTTGAAGAAGCAGAGTAA